TCGCGACCTCGACGAACAGCTGCGCGGGCTCGAGGCGGCCGGCGCCCAGCGCACCGAGCGCCTGGAGCTGCTGCGTTACCAGGTCGACGAGCTCGCCGCCCTGGCGCTCGGTGCCGACGAACTTGACGAGCTCGATCGCGAACAGCGCCGCCTCGGCAATCTCGGACGCCTCCAGGAGACGAGCGCCGCACTGCTGCTGCGGCTCTCCGAAGGGGAGCCTGCCCTGCAAGACGAGCTGCGCCACGCCGGAGTCGAACTCGCCGAGCTCTGCACCATCGATGCACGCCTGGAGGAGAGCCGCGAGCTCTTGGAGAGCGCCGCGATCCAGGTCGACGAGGCCGCGGCGAATCTGCGCCAATACCTCGACGGACTCGATGTCGACCCGGCGACGATCGAGGCGGTCGAAACGCGGCTCGGCGAGATCCACGACCTGGCGCGCAAGTACCGCGTCTTTCCCCAACAGCTACTGGACACCCTGGAGACCTGGCGCCGCGACCTCGTGGAACTCGAGGAGGGTGAGGTCCGCCTGGAGGCGATCGCCGCAGAACGCGACCAGGCGCACGAGGCCTTCCTCGCGCTGGCTGCGGAATTGAGCGAGGCCCGCGCGGACGCTGCCAAGCGGCTCGGCGCCACCGTCACCGAGGCGATGCAGCAGCTCGGAATGGCGGGCGGGCGATTCGCCGTCGAGCTGACGCGGCTCGACGCGGAAGCCGGCGGGGCCTTCGGCCTCGATCGCATCGAGTTCCGCGTCAGCGCCAATCCGGGGCAACCGCTCCAGCCGCTGGCGAAGGTCGCCTCGGGCGGGGAGCTCTCGCGGATTAGCCTCGCGATCCAGGTGGCGACGGCCGAGTGCGGCGGGGTGCCGATCCTGGTCTTCGACGAGGTCGATGTCGGCATCGGCGGCGGCGTCGCCGAGATCGTCGGGCGCCTGCTACGCCGCCTCGGCGAGGCGCGCCAGGTCCTCTGCGTGACGCACCTGCCGCAGGTCGCCGCCCAGGCCCATCGCCAGATCAAGGTGCGCAAGCACAACCGACGCGATCAGACCTTCACCGAGATCTTGGCATTGGACGCCAATGCCCGGGTCGAAGAGATCGCTCGCATGCTCGGCGGCGCGGCGATCACGGCCAAGACCCGCGCGCACGCTCAGGAAATGCTCGAGACGGCCGGCAGCTAGGACGCGGGCTTCATCA
This portion of the Thioflavicoccus mobilis 8321 genome encodes:
- the recN gene encoding DNA repair protein RecN, translated to MLTHILIKDLAIVSTIEVDLDGGMTALTGETGAGKSIMIDALGLALGDKADAGLVRAGSERAEIVATFDLTACPAARAWLADQALDDEDSCIVRRLLVREGRSRAFINGRPATGAQLGELGERLVDIHGQHAHQSLLRPAAQRALLDEYGGHRELAERVAAAHRRYRDLDEQLRGLEAAGAQRTERLELLRYQVDELAALALGADELDELDREQRRLGNLGRLQETSAALLLRLSEGEPALQDELRHAGVELAELCTIDARLEESRELLESAAIQVDEAAANLRQYLDGLDVDPATIEAVETRLGEIHDLARKYRVFPQQLLDTLETWRRDLVELEEGEVRLEAIAAERDQAHEAFLALAAELSEARADAAKRLGATVTEAMQQLGMAGGRFAVELTRLDAEAGGAFGLDRIEFRVSANPGQPLQPLAKVASGGELSRISLAIQVATAECGGVPILVFDEVDVGIGGGVAEIVGRLLRRLGEARQVLCVTHLPQVAAQAHRQIKVRKHNRRDQTFTEILALDANARVEEIARMLGGAAITAKTRAHAQEMLETAGS